A genomic region of Cannabis sativa cultivar Pink pepper isolate KNU-18-1 chromosome 1, ASM2916894v1, whole genome shotgun sequence contains the following coding sequences:
- the LOC115705290 gene encoding trihelix transcription factor ENAP1, producing the protein MDDTEDDARYPPNPYGVNHHQDYGSSRRQKLSVQSGPYSKSVGDHYVDEDDEEDEEDDELGEEEDYNDNDNDNGQNNGYPPMDKNVGDDEDDDDEEEEDEMDDENDEAEDEDHDKRKDYDRQNDDEDLQRHPKKRKLMSLVSSFEFAPHVPSAPRSVATTSAPRVSFGGRSSLTDWTERETLVLLDAWGERFLQRGKKSLRSEEWQEVAEKVSEVSKIDRTDTQCRNRLDTLKKKYKKEKANSSMGVTSKWSYFRKMDLLLSTANQQPGLSCGMDSGEYVFMNPRVYLNCANGLDEMRDSPGNSELEGSDDSDGLPPKKRKSGRDNDHDEGSSFRLLANTIHKFGEIYEKIEDSKRQQMAELEKMRMDFQRDLELQRRQIIERAQAEIEKIQQSDDDEEIDVSAENASG; encoded by the coding sequence ATGGATGACACCGAAGATGATGCAAGGTACCCACCAAATCCTTATGGGGTAAACCACCATCAGGACTATGGTTCTTCCCGTCGCCAAAAGCTCTCTGTTCAGAGTGGTCCATATTCTAAATCGGTCGGCGATCATTATGTCGATGAGGATGATGAAGAGGATGAGGAAGATGATGAATTAGGAGAGGAAGAGGATTACAATGACAATGACAATGACAATGGTCAAAATAATGGGTATCCACCCATGGACAAAAATGTtggtgatgatgaagatgatgatgatgaggaggAGGAGGATGAGATGGACGATGAGAATGATGAGGCTGAAGATGAAGATCATGATAAACGAAAAGATTATGATAGACAGAATGATGATGAAGACTTGCAGAGACACCCCAAAAAGCGAAAGTTGATGAGCTTGGTTTCGAGTTTTGAGTTTGCTCCTCATGTGCCATCAGCACCACGATCAGTTGCAACAACCTCTGCCCCGAGAGTATCTTTCGGTGGTCGGAGTTCACTTACAGATTGGACTGAGAGGGAAACATTAGTTCTGCTAGATGCTTGGGGTGAACGCTTTCTTCAACGTGGAAAAAAGAGTCTTCGGTCTGAGGAATGGCAAGAGGTTGCTGAGAAAGTATCTGAGGTATCAAAGATTGATAGGACAGATACACAATGTCGCAATCGTCTGGATACCTTGAAGAAGAAATACAAAAAAGAGAAGGCTAACTCGAGCATGGGTGTAACTAGCAAATGGAGTTATTTCAGAAAGATGGATCTTTTATTATCGACTGCTAATCAACAGCCTGGACTTTCTTGTGGGATGGATTCGGGAGAGTATGTTTTCATGAATCCCAGAGTTTATTTGAACTGCGCTAATGGTTTAGATGAAATGAGGGATAGTCCTGGGAACTCAGAACTAGAAGGAAGCGATGACTCAGATGGGCTTCCACCGAAAAAGAGAAAATCTGGAAGGGACAACGACCATGATGAAGGATCTTCATTTAGGTTGCTTGCTAATACTATCCATAAATTTGGGGAGATATATGAGAAGATAGAAGACAGTAAAAGACAGCAGATGGCTGAGCTAGAGAAGATGAGAATGGATTTCCAAAGAGATTTGGAGCTGCAGAGAAGGCAAATCATTGAGAGAGCACAGGCTGAGATTGAAAAGATACAACAAAGTGATGATGACGAGGAAATTGATGTCTCAGCCGAGAATGCTAGTGGGTGA